DNA from Canis lupus familiaris isolate Mischka breed German Shepherd chromosome 9, alternate assembly UU_Cfam_GSD_1.0, whole genome shotgun sequence:
ggggccgccggtCCCAGGGAGTCtgcggggcgcccggggcgcTCGTCCCCCGCACGCGTGCTGGGGCCCCGGGAGCGGGGTGAGCGCTCCTGATAGCGCTGCAGGGCCATTGGCCATGTCGCTGCTCGGGGCCGTTGGGGGCGCGCCCTGGCGTTGTCCCGGTCGCCTCTTCGCCTGTCATTTCTCCCACGCGGCGCGGCGTGGGGAGGAGCTGAGCCGCCTGCTCCTGGATGACCTGGCGCCGACCTCGCGGTCTCCGCGGGGACTGGAGCTTCTGTTTGGCCTGGCCCCTTGTCTCCTGGCCTTGCGGGCCGCCCGTCGCCGGGTGGCCAGGCTCCTGCTCCAGGCCGGCAGATCCGGGTTGCAGGGGGAGCGGGCCGAGCTGCTCCGGGAGGCAGAGGCGCGGGACATCCCAGTTCTGCGGCCCAGACGGCAGAAGCTGGACGCCCTGTGCCGCCATCAGGTGCACCAGGGCGTGTGCATGGAGGTGAGCCCGCTGAAGCCTCGGCCTTGGACTGAGGTCGAAGAGGCGAGGCCGGGCGACGACCCCCGGCGGCTGTGGCTCGTCCTCGAGAGGCTCCAGGATCCCCGGAACCTTGGGGCCGTGCTGCGTTCTGCTCACTTCCTCGGCGTGGATAAAGTCATCACCAGCGGGAGAAACAGGCACGATGTCCCTTAGTCCCCATGTGCCCTGGTTTGGGGCGCAGCCGAGTCTCTAAGCACCTGACCCGGGGTCCCTCAGCCAGGGCTTCCCATCGTCAGAACTCACACCCCTAACCCTTGGAAGCcggggcggaggggagggcgcCGGGTTTGAGTTTACCCACCTTAATGCAGGGCATGGGGCCATTTGCAGCTGCCCGCTCACTCCGGTGGTCAGCAAGGCCAGCGCAGGGGCTATGGAGGTGATGGACGTGTTCTCCACCGATGACCTGGCCGGCTTTCTACAGGTAACGGCGtggaggggggcggcggggaaaggagcagaagggAACCAAGCCCAGTCTCTGCAGCCACctgatggaggaagaggaggatgtaGGATCGTTCCCTACGTCCTTCTAAATCCCTTTAGGAAGGGGTTTAGTAGAACAGAATCTGAAGTTGGAAACTTTCTGGCTTCATTCCCTTCGTGCCTTCCCCAGGCATACATAGCTCTTTGCCCTGGAGGCTAGTTAACGTACCTCAGAGCCTCACTCTCAGTAGGTTTTCAGTAAACGTTTGTTGAGCTTTGAGAAGCTGGGGGGCACGAGTCATGTGTTCTGAGTAGGGGCACAGCTTGAAAGACTCTCTGAACAAGGACTAATCTAtgccttccccatccccccacccccacccagaaaaaaaccaaaaacccagacaaaccaccaccaccaaacaaCTTTGATATCCAGGAAGGGGTAAACCTAAGGAAAACCCTCTCCTGGTCCAGGTTTCTGTCTTCGGCTGTGCTTCTCGTGCTGGACACGAGGGGGCAGTCTTGCTTTGCATTTGGCTACTCCTCTGACTATTCGCCCCCTCCTCTATTCTGGGTTCATTTCTTAGTTTCATCCAGTCTCaaggctttaaataccatctacaCTTGGATGGCTCCCAAATGTATATCCTAGCCTGGATCTTACTCGGGAGGCCCAGATTCAACAGCTTCTTTTGTGGTCTGAGGGGCATTTCAAACTTCACATTTCCAAAGCTGAGCACTTCCTTGTGTAGACTTATCCAGCTCAGCCAATGGCAACTGCATCCCTTTGTTTAGGCCCAAAGCTGTGGTGGCCTTGATCCTTCTTCCTGCTCTCATAGCCTATGGCCCACAGCTATCAACAGATTCTTTCAGTTTTACCTTGAAGTTATTTTTGTGTTCCTAGCAATCTTCACCATCTCTGCAGCTCCCACCCTGGTGcaggccaccatcatctcttgcctgcaGTGTTGTGGAAATGTCCAAACCAGTCTCCTGTTGGCCCTCTACATGGCTGGCAGAGTGATTCTGTTGAAACATCTTACTTCTTTGCTCAAAGCCTTTactgcagggcgcctgggtggtgcagtcagttggccatctgcctttggcttaggttatgatctcagggtcctgggatcaagccttgcttTGGGttacctgctcagcagggagtctgcttgtccccctgcctctgccactgTCCCTGCTTGTGAGTGCacatttgctctttctctctcaaataaataaatgaaatatttaaaaaaaaaaaaaaaaaaagcctatacaGCTCTcccagaataaaagccaaagtctttCAGTGGCCTTTGAGGTCCTGCCTTAGGTGGCCTTTTGTTCCCTCTCCATCTCAGTGGCTCCCTTCCCGCGGGGCCACCATTCCTCACACGCGTCGCATAAGCAGCAGCCTCTCAGCCTTTGCACTTGCTCATCTCTCCCTAGATTCTTCTTCCCCCAAAAGCCTACACAGTACTCTATCCTCCAGGCTCACCTCAGTGAGACCCTCCTCAATCACCCTTCCGCCAGATGGCTGGGATTTTAGCCCGTTTTGTTCTCTGCCCTGTCTGTCCTAAGTCCTAGGACAGAGCCTGCCTGTTAGGGCTTAATAACTATTGCCTGAATTGATGGATCAGTGAGGGAGTAACTGACTATATGGGCAAGGCCAGCTCCTTGCCCGAGGAAGGTTTGGTGAGCCGGAACTGGATTTCTTCTCTTTAGGCCAAAGCCCGGCAGGGCTGGCTCGTGGCTGGCACGGTGGGCTGCCCAAGGCCTGAGATGTCCTCTGAGATCCCCATCACTAGCTGCTTGGAGTTCCTCTGGGACCAGCCTACTCTCCTAGTGCTGGGTAGGTAGACATCCCTGCTTTTCCTTGTCCAGATGTACATGTGTAGCTGGGGCATCCCtaaccctctgcctctgtgccctgCAGGTAACGAGGGCTCTGGTCTGTCCCAGGCGGTGCAGGCATCCTGCCAGCTACTCCTTACCATCCTGCCCGGCCGGCAGCTGCCTCCTGGACTCGAGTCCTTGAATGTCTCCGTGGCTGCAGGTGAGTCTACTGTTGCCCGACCTCCTGCCCTCTGATCACATACATGCAGCTCTTCTACCTCAAGCAAGtttctctggctttctctgtCTCCGTCACTGTATGTGCCAGATGGGGGAAATGCGTCCTCTTGCAGTAGGATGAGGGCGTGGCTGGCATGTGGTCCTTCCTCTTCTCTATCTTCCCTTTTCCCTTATCCTTTTGTCTATCGGCACAGGAATTCTTCTTCACTCCATTTGCTGCCAGAGGAAAGATTTCCctatggggaggaagagagaacaccTGCTCCAAGACCCCCGGGAACCCTCAGCCACATCAGAAGGGCCTGGGCTGGCACAGCACCCAGGACTATCCTCAGGATCAGAATGAGAGAGACAAAATGGGAGCTGACTTGGACTGAGCCGGAGGGCATGCATACCCAAATGCTTGAATGTGCTGAAGTCTCTTGCCTCAGTGTGCAACCAGGcccctggtatttttttttttttttaagattttatttaattactcgtgagagacacacggagagagacagagacacacacacagggggagaaacaagctcttcacagggagcccaatatgggacgcAATCCTcagaccctggatcatgccctgagctgtaggcaggtgctcaaccactgagctgcctaGGCGTCCCTAGGCCCCTGTTTATTAACCACTGTCTTGGAGTGCAGCGAGCTCTGTAGTAGAGACCAGAGGAaagctgtttcctttttttttttttaatgtcttttttttttttaattatttatttatgatagtcacacacagagagagaaagagaggcagagacacaggcagagggagaagcaggctccatgcaccgggagcccgacgtgggattcgatcctgagtctccaggatcgcgccctgggccaaaggcaggcgccaaaccactgcgccacccagggatccctgtttcctattttaattttgggCTTATGGTTAGACGGGGCAGCTTGTTAATAATctctaagatgaaaaaaaaatctctaagatgTGCTGGCAGAGAGGGTCTCCGCTCCTGGGCCCTGCCTGGAAGACAAGAAGGGAATCAGGCAGCCAAGTCCAGGGGTCCTGTTCCTCTGGAACCCGTGTGAGAATGTAGAGGGAGGCCCGGGTTCCTCTTGTGGACTAGATGGGTGCAAATCCAGGCTCAAACCCTGTCCCAGTGGGGACCTTGAGCACATGGCTCCATCCTTCTGGGCCTTGGAGCCCTTGTTggcacctccctccccagggctctTTGTGAGAATCAAATAAAATCACCGGGGCCATCCTGTCCCATTCCTCCACTAGGTGGCAGCCTCGCTCTTTGAGCCACAGTCTTCTGGAAGCTTTTACAGCCACCTGGGGGAGATTCTTGGTGGTGGCCCCCAGAGAGGTGAGGGAAAGATTAGCCAGCAGCATTTACCTCACTGGCCCTCCAGAACCCTCACCAGCCACTCATTAGTAGTGCATCTCCAAGAAAGGAACTGATGAATCAGAGTCCTGGTCAAGCAGAGCATTGCTGTTTACTGTACAACCCAGATAGGTTTGGTCCTCCTCCCACAGAGCCCCACAAAGGGAGCAGAAGCCCCCAGTATAAGTAGTTTAGAGCAGTCCTGGCTGCACATTGGAACCATCTGGTAAACTCAAAAACAACACTGGGGACCAACCCCAGAGACTCTGGTGTAAATggtcaggggcagcctgggtatcAGGATTCTTAAAGCCCCCAAATGAGTCTGAGGCATAGCccaggctgagaaccactggagCAAGGTTTCTGGACCTCAGTAGTGACACCCTGGGCCAGATAACTTTCTGGTGTGACGGCTTGGCCTGTGTGGTGTAGGATGTTCAGCAACATCCCTGGCTTCTCCCCcctggatgccagtagcacccctgTCCCttgttgtgacaaccaaaaaatgCCTCCCGACATTGCCAAAGGTCCCCTGGAAGACAATTGCCCCTAGTTGGGAAGCACTGCTCTGGAGCATGGATCTGGAGGACAGCAACCTAAGTTCAAGTCCTGATTGCTGTGTGATCATAGGCAGGCTCCTTTCCCACTGGAGTCTCCATCTCCTCGTTGGAGAATGGGGATCATCCTACCTTTCCAAGTTATGGGACGATAGAGAGGGCAACGTGAGCTGGGTGCCTCCCACACGGTGGTGCTTGATAAATAGTACCactcttttctctttggaatgaATTGATCTTGGAATTTTGGTGGGGATGCCAATTTAGAAAGACATTAGGAAGGTCTAAGATGCCTCTAAAGGTTTTTCCtctcaagaaagaggaagaggggcacctgggtggctcagcggttgagcgtcttgcctttggctcaggtcgtgatcccggggagCTGGGAtcctggtgaggagcctgcttctctctcagcctgtgtctctgcctttctctctctctctctctgtctctcatgaataaataaagtctttttaaaagagaaagaagaagaaacccTTTCATAAAACTCTATAGATCAGGGTTGAGGATGTATGTGGTGGTGGTAACA
Protein-coding regions in this window:
- the MRM1 gene encoding rRNA methyltransferase 1, mitochondrial, giving the protein MSLLGAVGGAPWRCPGRLFACHFSHAARRGEELSRLLLDDLAPTSRSPRGLELLFGLAPCLLALRAARRRVARLLLQAGRSGLQGERAELLREAEARDIPVLRPRRQKLDALCRHQVHQGVCMEVSPLKPRPWTEVEEARPGDDPRRLWLVLERLQDPRNLGAVLRSAHFLGVDKVITSGRNSCPLTPVVSKASAGAMEVMDVFSTDDLAGFLQAKARQGWLVAGTVGCPRPEMSSEIPITSCLEFLWDQPTLLVLGNEGSGLSQAVQASCQLLLTILPGRQLPPGLESLNVSVAAGILLHSICCQRKDFPMGRKREHLLQDPREPSATSEGPGLAQHPGLSSGSE